A single Bacillus sp. OxB-1 DNA region contains:
- the sdhB gene encoding succinate dehydrogenase iron-sulfur subunit — protein MSENTTAVKTVRFEILRQDTATSAPYWEKFDVEYRPNMNVISALMEIRRNPVNADGKQTAPVNWDMNCLEEVCGACSMVINGRPRQSCTALVDQLTQPIKLEPMKTFPVVRDLVVDREFMFDSLKKIKAWIPIDGTYDLGEGPRMPERKRQWAYELSKCMTCGVCLEACPNVNDKTNFIGPALLSQVRLFNSHPTGSMNRDERLAAIMGDGGITECGNAQNCVVACPKGIPLTTSIAAMNRATTVQMFKNFFGSDHMVD, from the coding sequence GTGAGCGAAAATACAACAGCTGTAAAAACCGTCCGCTTTGAGATTCTTCGTCAAGATACAGCGACTTCGGCCCCGTATTGGGAGAAGTTCGATGTTGAATATAGACCGAATATGAACGTCATTTCCGCGTTGATGGAAATTCGCCGGAACCCGGTGAATGCAGACGGGAAACAGACGGCACCGGTCAACTGGGACATGAACTGCCTGGAAGAAGTATGTGGAGCGTGCTCCATGGTCATCAACGGCCGTCCACGCCAGTCTTGTACCGCTTTGGTCGACCAATTGACGCAGCCGATCAAATTGGAACCGATGAAAACTTTCCCGGTTGTCCGTGACCTCGTCGTTGACCGTGAGTTCATGTTCGATTCCTTGAAAAAGATCAAAGCATGGATTCCGATTGACGGAACGTATGACCTTGGAGAAGGTCCGCGTATGCCGGAACGGAAGCGTCAATGGGCATACGAACTTTCTAAATGTATGACATGTGGTGTCTGCTTGGAAGCTTGCCCGAACGTCAACGATAAAACAAACTTTATCGGCCCTGCCCTACTTTCCCAAGTGCGGTTGTTCAACTCGCATCCGACTGGTTCCATGAACCGGGATGAGCGTCTGGCAGCGATCATGGGAGACGGTGGAATCACTGAGTGCGGTAATGCTCAAAACTGTGTCGTCGCTTGCCCGAAAGGCATTCCGTTGACAACATCGATTGCAGCTATGAACCGTGCGACAACTGTTCAAATGTTCAAGAACTTCTTCGGAAGCGACCATATGGTAGACTAA
- the trxA gene encoding thioredoxin, whose amino-acid sequence MAIINATDQNFDENIKEGLVLVDFWAPWCGPCKMIAPVLEDLSGDIEGKANIVKVDVDNNQGTASKYGIMSIPTLLLFKDGEVVDKVVGFQPKESLAQLIEKHA is encoded by the coding sequence ATGGCTATCATTAATGCAACCGATCAGAACTTTGATGAAAATATTAAAGAAGGTCTTGTCCTTGTTGACTTTTGGGCACCTTGGTGCGGACCTTGTAAAATGATCGCTCCCGTATTGGAAGATCTAAGCGGAGATATCGAAGGCAAAGCCAATATCGTGAAAGTCGATGTCGACAACAACCAAGGGACGGCAAGTAAGTACGGCATCATGTCCATCCCGACTCTCCTGCTTTTCAAAGACGGAGAAGTTGTCGATAAAGTTGTCGGGTTCCAGCCGAAAGAATCGCTTGCCCAATTGATTGAAAAACACGCATAA
- a CDS encoding XTP/dITP diphosphatase: MKEIVIATSNRGKAKDFEALFAPQGIRVLTLQDVDQAIDVEETGVTFEENAILKAETVSQLLGKTVIADDSGLEIDALGGRPGVYSARYAGLEKSDEANIDKVLNELAEVPAEERTARFRCVLAVAGPGRETETFSGSCEGVIQTERKGENGFGYDPIFYVPDKGKTMAELTPDEKNAISHRGAALRKMEIKLSDIIVC, translated from the coding sequence ATGAAGGAGATTGTGATTGCCACTTCCAATAGAGGGAAAGCGAAAGACTTTGAAGCGTTGTTCGCGCCACAAGGAATTCGGGTGTTGACTTTACAGGACGTGGATCAGGCGATCGATGTGGAGGAGACGGGCGTTACGTTCGAAGAGAATGCTATTTTGAAAGCGGAAACGGTTTCTCAGTTGTTAGGGAAGACGGTCATTGCGGATGACAGCGGCTTGGAGATTGACGCATTGGGTGGCCGCCCTGGCGTCTATTCTGCCCGTTACGCGGGACTCGAAAAAAGTGATGAAGCGAATATCGATAAAGTACTTAACGAACTGGCAGAGGTGCCCGCAGAAGAAAGAACGGCACGTTTCCGCTGTGTGTTGGCGGTCGCCGGTCCGGGTCGGGAAACAGAGACGTTTTCGGGCAGTTGCGAAGGTGTCATCCAGACGGAACGAAAGGGCGAGAACGGATTTGGCTATGATCCGATTTTCTATGTGCCCGACAAAGGAAAAACGATGGCAGAATTGACCCCGGATGAAAAAAATGCAATCTCCCATCGGGGAGCGGCATTGAGAAAAATGGAAATAAAGCTTTCGGATATCATTGTATGTTGA
- a CDS encoding helix-turn-helix domain-containing protein, whose translation MTEESKNRSLLTAREREIFHLLVDDHTTKDIAGRLGISEKTVRNHISNTIQKLGVSGRAQAIVELLRLGELRLH comes from the coding sequence TTGACAGAGGAATCAAAAAACCGTTCCTTGCTGACGGCAAGAGAACGTGAAATTTTTCATCTGCTCGTTGACGATCATACGACAAAAGATATCGCGGGACGGCTCGGAATCAGCGAAAAGACGGTTCGGAACCACATCTCGAATACGATTCAAAAGCTGGGGGTTTCCGGCAGAGCTCAGGCGATCGTCGAATTATTAAGGTTAGGAGAACTGCGGTTACATTAA
- the racE gene encoding glutamate racemase gives MEVDSPIGIIDSGAGGLTVVKEMLRRLPQEPIIYIGDNARCPYGPRPAEEVKEFTTEMVSKLSDMGIKMLIIACNTATAVALNDIRAQFPFPVVGVIVPGARAAVQGSRLGNIAVLGTDGTINSGAYEDAIREFSTNSVVHSLACPEFVPIVESGQYHTEYANEVVERTLLPLADVPFDAAILGCTHYPLLQEHIAKHLPAGVQIISSAVETVRDVEAILQEKQLARQSDQPAEPVFYSTGGVDAFRSIVEDWLSIDGPDVRHIVL, from the coding sequence GTGGAAGTGGATTCGCCAATCGGAATTATTGATTCGGGGGCTGGTGGGTTGACGGTCGTCAAAGAAATGTTGCGACGATTGCCTCAGGAACCGATCATTTATATAGGGGATAACGCGCGTTGCCCATATGGACCGCGCCCCGCAGAAGAAGTGAAAGAATTTACAACAGAGATGGTGTCCAAACTTTCGGACATGGGAATCAAGATGTTGATTATCGCCTGCAATACAGCAACGGCGGTGGCTTTGAATGATATCCGGGCGCAATTTCCATTTCCGGTTGTCGGCGTCATTGTGCCAGGTGCGCGTGCTGCTGTCCAAGGTTCCCGTTTAGGGAATATTGCTGTTTTGGGGACTGACGGAACGATAAACAGCGGTGCATATGAAGACGCAATCCGCGAGTTTTCGACGAATTCCGTCGTCCATTCATTGGCCTGCCCCGAATTCGTCCCTATAGTGGAAAGCGGGCAATACCATACAGAATATGCAAATGAAGTCGTCGAACGGACGCTTCTTCCTTTGGCGGATGTTCCATTTGATGCAGCCATCCTGGGATGTACGCATTATCCTTTGTTGCAGGAGCATATTGCAAAGCATTTACCTGCCGGAGTGCAAATCATATCATCGGCGGTCGAGACGGTACGGGACGTGGAAGCGATATTGCAGGAGAAGCAGCTGGCACGCCAGTCGGATCAACCCGCAGAACCGGTTTTTTATTCGACAGGCGGGGTGGACGCCTTCCGTTCGATCGTGGAAGATTGGTTATCCATTGATGGACCGGATGTAAGGCATATTGTATTATAA
- the sdhA gene encoding succinate dehydrogenase flavoprotein subunit, protein MAKGRLIVVGGGLAGLMATIKAAEEGTSVDLFSLVPVKRSHSVCAQGGINGAVNTKGEGDSPAIHFDDTVYGGDFLANQPPVQAMAEAAPGIIHLLDRMGVMFNRTPEGLLDFRRFGGTLHHRTAFAGATTGQQLLYALDEQVRSHEVAGLVQKYEHWEFLGIIMDEEGVCRGIKAQNMKTMEIQAFKADAVIMATGGPGIIFGKSTNSVINTGSAASIVYQQGAYYANGEFIQIHPTAIPGDDKLRLMSESARGEGGRVWTYKDGKPWYFLEEKYPDYGNLVPRDIATREIFDVCVNQKLGINGENMVYLDLSHKDPHELDIKLGGIIEIYEKFTGDDPRKVPMKIFPAVHYSMGGLWVDYDQMTNIKGLFAAGECDYSQHGANRLGANSLLSAIYGGMVAGPNAVKYMKGLKRTAEELPSSIFESAVKEEQAKWDATLAMNGTENAYVLHKELGEWMTDNVTVVRYNDKLQETDNKIQELLERYENININDTQKWSNQGATFTRQLKNMLYLARVITLGALNRNESRGAHYKPDFPNRDDENFLKTTMAKFDGNSAPIFHYEDVDVSLIPPRKRDYSAKKGD, encoded by the coding sequence ATGGCAAAAGGCAGATTGATTGTCGTCGGTGGAGGCCTTGCCGGTTTGATGGCAACTATCAAAGCGGCAGAAGAAGGAACATCGGTCGACCTGTTCTCTCTTGTCCCGGTTAAACGTTCCCACTCCGTATGTGCCCAAGGCGGCATCAACGGTGCAGTAAATACAAAAGGGGAAGGCGACTCGCCTGCAATCCACTTCGATGACACTGTATATGGAGGAGACTTCCTTGCGAACCAGCCGCCAGTGCAAGCGATGGCTGAAGCGGCACCCGGTATCATCCACTTATTGGACCGGATGGGCGTCATGTTCAACCGTACACCGGAAGGGCTGCTCGATTTCCGTCGTTTTGGTGGAACATTGCATCACCGTACTGCATTCGCAGGAGCGACAACTGGGCAGCAATTATTGTATGCTTTGGATGAACAGGTCCGGAGCCACGAGGTGGCAGGGCTTGTACAGAAATACGAACATTGGGAATTCCTCGGCATCATCATGGACGAGGAAGGGGTTTGTCGTGGAATCAAAGCGCAAAATATGAAAACGATGGAAATCCAGGCGTTCAAAGCGGACGCAGTCATCATGGCAACTGGAGGCCCTGGTATCATCTTCGGTAAATCGACAAACTCGGTCATCAATACAGGATCCGCAGCATCAATCGTTTACCAACAAGGCGCTTACTATGCAAACGGCGAATTCATCCAAATCCACCCAACGGCAATCCCAGGAGACGATAAACTTCGTCTGATGAGTGAATCCGCACGGGGTGAAGGCGGTCGCGTTTGGACATATAAAGACGGTAAACCATGGTATTTCCTTGAAGAGAAATATCCGGATTACGGTAACCTCGTACCACGTGATATCGCTACACGTGAGATTTTTGATGTCTGCGTCAATCAAAAACTAGGCATCAACGGCGAAAACATGGTGTATTTGGACCTTTCCCACAAAGACCCGCATGAATTGGACATCAAACTGGGTGGGATTATCGAAATCTATGAGAAATTCACAGGCGACGATCCTCGTAAAGTCCCGATGAAAATCTTCCCGGCTGTCCACTATTCGATGGGCGGACTGTGGGTCGACTACGACCAAATGACGAACATCAAAGGCTTGTTCGCTGCTGGTGAGTGTGATTATTCACAGCACGGTGCGAACCGACTTGGTGCGAACTCACTTCTTTCTGCAATTTACGGCGGTATGGTCGCTGGACCAAATGCTGTTAAATACATGAAAGGCTTGAAACGCACAGCGGAAGAGCTTCCATCCTCCATCTTCGAGAGTGCTGTAAAAGAAGAGCAGGCGAAATGGGATGCAACTCTTGCAATGAATGGGACAGAAAACGCGTATGTCCTTCATAAAGAGCTTGGTGAATGGATGACGGATAACGTAACGGTTGTTCGTTACAACGATAAGCTGCAAGAGACGGATAACAAAATCCAAGAATTGCTGGAACGCTATGAAAACATCAATATCAACGATACGCAGAAATGGTCGAACCAAGGCGCGACATTCACTCGTCAATTGAAAAACATGTTATACTTAGCTAGAGTAATCACACTTGGAGCGCTAAATCGGAACGAAAGCCGCGGAGCCCATTACAAACCGGACTTCCCGAACCGTGACGATGAAAACTTCTTGAAAACAACGATGGCTAAATTTGATGGGAATTCAGCACCGATCTTCCATTATGAAGATGTTGACGTTTCCTTGATTCCGCCTCGTAAACGCGATTACTCAGCGAAGAAAGGAGATTGA
- a CDS encoding succinate dehydrogenase cytochrome b558 subunit: MSRESDFYLRRLHSLLGIIPVGLFVTQHLVVNHFATRGADAFNNASNFMGNLPFVLFLEWFVIYIPLMFHAFFGIYIAFTAKNNVQRYGTFRNWMFLLQRVTGVILVIFIAWHIYQTRIQKALGAEVNYDMMADILSSPFMLVFYILGVLSATFHLANGIWSFLVKWGFTQSPRSQTIVTYISMGIFLILSVIGIQAILAFV, from the coding sequence TTGTCGAGAGAATCAGATTTTTACTTGCGCCGACTTCATTCCTTGCTCGGAATCATTCCGGTTGGTCTATTCGTGACTCAACACTTGGTTGTCAACCATTTTGCAACCCGCGGTGCAGACGCATTCAACAACGCATCAAATTTCATGGGGAACTTGCCATTCGTTCTGTTTCTGGAATGGTTCGTCATTTACATCCCGCTTATGTTCCATGCGTTCTTTGGTATCTACATAGCTTTCACGGCGAAAAACAATGTACAGCGCTATGGTACGTTCCGTAACTGGATGTTCTTGTTGCAACGTGTCACAGGTGTGATCCTTGTGATCTTCATCGCATGGCACATCTACCAAACAAGAATCCAGAAGGCATTGGGTGCGGAAGTCAACTATGACATGATGGCTGATATTCTATCGAGCCCGTTCATGTTGGTATTCTACATCTTGGGTGTCCTATCGGCGACATTCCACTTGGCTAACGGAATCTGGTCATTCCTTGTGAAATGGGGATTCACTCAATCACCTCGTTCACAAACGATTGTCACGTATATCTCAATGGGAATATTCCTAATTCTTTCTGTAATTGGTATTCAAGCAATTTTAGCGTTTGTATGA
- a CDS encoding electron transfer flavoprotein subunit alpha/FixB family protein: MSKKVVVLGEAREGALRNVSFEAIAAAKTISGGGEVVGVLFGDSVQSLAEEMIHYGADRVVTVEHPHLKQYTSDGYGQAFLAVYEQEKPEAIVFGHTALGKDLSPKIASKLESGLISDVTSIEGEGDAAAFIRPIYSGKAFEKVKNKEGLLFVTIRPNNIAPLDHDASRTGDVSSVSVDIANLRSVISEVVRKATEGVDLSEAKVVVAGGRGVKSAEGFEPLQQLANLLGGAVGASRGACDADYCDYSLQIGQTGKVVTPDLYIAAGISGAIQHMAGMSNSKIIVAINKDPEANIFKVADYGIVGDLFEVIPMMIEEIQKVKVG, from the coding sequence ATGTCTAAAAAAGTGGTAGTACTGGGAGAAGCTAGAGAAGGTGCTTTGCGTAACGTATCATTCGAGGCGATTGCAGCCGCGAAGACAATTTCCGGCGGAGGGGAAGTCGTCGGTGTGCTATTTGGCGATTCCGTCCAATCGTTGGCGGAGGAAATGATCCATTACGGGGCGGACCGTGTCGTCACAGTGGAGCATCCGCATCTGAAACAATATACATCGGACGGTTATGGACAAGCGTTCCTGGCAGTCTACGAACAGGAGAAACCGGAAGCGATCGTCTTCGGACATACGGCGCTCGGGAAAGACCTATCTCCAAAAATCGCGAGTAAATTGGAATCCGGCCTGATCTCCGACGTGACGTCAATCGAAGGGGAAGGCGACGCTGCTGCATTCATCCGCCCGATCTATTCCGGTAAAGCGTTTGAAAAAGTGAAAAACAAGGAAGGTCTTCTCTTCGTGACGATCCGTCCGAACAACATTGCGCCGCTTGACCATGATGCAAGCCGTACGGGCGATGTATCTTCCGTTTCCGTCGATATCGCGAACCTTCGCTCGGTTATCTCGGAAGTCGTCCGCAAGGCGACGGAAGGCGTGGATCTTTCGGAAGCAAAAGTGGTCGTAGCGGGGGGGCGCGGCGTAAAAAGCGCGGAAGGCTTCGAGCCGCTGCAACAGCTGGCGAATCTGCTAGGCGGTGCGGTAGGCGCATCCCGAGGTGCGTGTGACGCGGACTATTGCGATTACTCCTTGCAAATCGGCCAAACGGGGAAAGTGGTTACACCTGATCTGTACATAGCGGCAGGAATTTCAGGGGCCATCCAACATATGGCAGGGATGTCGAACTCCAAAATCATCGTGGCCATCAACAAAGATCCAGAAGCGAACATTTTCAAAGTGGCGGACTATGGAATTGTCGGCGACCTGTTCGAAGTCATTCCAATGATGATTGAAGAGATTCAAAAAGTGAAAGTAGGCTAA
- the rph gene encoding ribonuclease PH: protein MRHDGRSADMNRPVTIETNYLIHPEGSVLISVGKTKVICTATIEERVPPFLRGGGKGWVTAEYSMLPRATGQRTQRESTRGKVGGRTMEIQRLIGRAMRAVVDMEALGERTIWIDCDVIQADGGTRTASITGAFVAMALAAAKLQEMKGLAKYPVLDYLAATSVGKTVEDVLILDLDYIEDSEAAVDMNVVMTGAGEFVELQGTGEESTFTRVEMNGLVELAELGIRRLIESQKEALGPIAERIGNREEEDAS, encoded by the coding sequence ATGAGGCATGATGGTAGATCGGCTGACATGAATCGGCCTGTGACGATAGAGACGAATTATTTGATTCATCCGGAGGGGTCTGTCCTGATTTCTGTCGGAAAAACGAAAGTCATTTGTACAGCGACGATTGAAGAGAGGGTTCCGCCTTTTTTACGCGGCGGCGGAAAAGGATGGGTGACCGCAGAGTATTCCATGTTGCCCCGTGCAACCGGACAACGGACACAGCGTGAATCGACACGCGGGAAAGTGGGCGGCCGGACGATGGAAATCCAACGGCTGATCGGACGGGCGATGCGTGCGGTAGTCGATATGGAAGCGTTGGGCGAGCGGACGATCTGGATTGACTGCGACGTCATCCAGGCAGACGGAGGGACTCGGACTGCCTCGATTACAGGAGCTTTCGTCGCAATGGCCTTGGCGGCGGCTAAACTGCAAGAAATGAAAGGGTTGGCGAAGTATCCTGTTCTGGACTATCTTGCTGCGACTAGCGTCGGAAAGACGGTGGAGGATGTATTGATCTTAGATCTTGATTATATCGAGGATTCGGAAGCGGCTGTCGATATGAACGTCGTCATGACGGGTGCAGGAGAATTTGTGGAACTTCAAGGAACCGGTGAAGAGTCAACCTTTACACGAGTGGAAATGAATGGTCTCGTCGAACTTGCCGAGTTGGGGATTCGCCGGTTGATTGAATCGCAAAAAGAAGCGCTTGGCCCGATTGCGGAACGGATCGGGAACCGAGAGGAAGAGGACGCCTCATGA
- a CDS encoding acyl-CoA thioesterase, translated as MKMAYIKDMGEWAADFEFSIPISVRFSETDMYGHLNNTVPFTYFEEARIEYCKSIGLMSDWLDPEGKSIPVVADLQCDFIKQVFFDENLSIYVKAAEVGNSSVDIHYMAKNEKGEVVFTGRGTLVQISKVTGKGIPWTDQEKSLFVKEKVK; from the coding sequence ATGAAAATGGCATATATTAAGGATATGGGGGAATGGGCAGCGGACTTTGAGTTTTCCATTCCGATCTCTGTCCGATTTTCGGAGACGGATATGTATGGGCATTTGAACAATACGGTGCCTTTTACTTATTTTGAAGAGGCAAGGATTGAATATTGTAAAAGCATCGGCTTGATGAGTGACTGGTTGGATCCAGAAGGGAAATCAATTCCAGTCGTAGCGGATTTGCAATGTGATTTCATTAAGCAAGTCTTCTTCGATGAAAACCTTTCCATTTATGTAAAAGCTGCTGAAGTCGGGAATAGCTCAGTTGACATCCACTACATGGCGAAAAATGAAAAAGGGGAGGTTGTTTTCACCGGAAGGGGGACCCTAGTCCAAATTTCCAAAGTAACAGGAAAAGGAATTCCATGGACGGACCAAGAAAAGTCGCTTTTTGTCAAGGAAAAAGTCAAGTAG
- a CDS encoding YslB family protein, producing METNTYDSPTRFGYDLLRDHVLPSILGKHENDILYWAGKEVARKFPVFGIEELPIFFKEAGWGPLNLVKTSEDEALYVLTRSAGDGPGIHNRSCSLEAGFLAEQYQKLNGFLTECYGEVDEKDGQASFTVKWDPKTKIDM from the coding sequence TTGGAAACAAATACATACGATTCGCCGACCCGATTCGGCTATGATCTGCTAAGGGACCATGTGTTGCCGAGCATTTTGGGCAAGCATGAAAACGATATCCTTTATTGGGCCGGTAAAGAGGTGGCCCGGAAATTCCCCGTTTTCGGCATCGAGGAATTGCCGATATTTTTCAAAGAAGCGGGTTGGGGACCTCTGAACCTTGTGAAGACATCAGAAGACGAAGCCCTCTACGTTTTGACACGAAGCGCGGGAGATGGCCCCGGCATACATAATCGCTCATGCTCCTTGGAAGCTGGTTTTCTAGCAGAACAGTACCAGAAATTAAATGGCTTCCTAACCGAATGCTATGGAGAGGTCGATGAAAAAGACGGCCAAGCCAGCTTCACGGTGAAATGGGATCCGAAAACGAAAATTGATATGTAG
- the uvrC gene encoding excinuclease ABC subunit UvrC, with the protein MNELLEHKLAILPDLPGCYLMKDRQGTIIYVGKAKVLKNRVRSYFTGSHDAKTQRLVSEIEDFEYIVTSSNIEALVLELNLIKQYDPKYNIMLKDDKSYPYLKLTAERHPKLIITRQVKKDKGKYFGPYPNAHAANETKKLLDRFYPYRKCHTLPDRVCLYYHLGQCLAPCVNEVAEETYKKMVDDITRFLNGGYKDMKKELTEKMTAAANDLEFERAKEYRDQIANIEAVMEKQTITMNDFTDRDIFGYAVKRGWMCVQVFFVRQGKLIERDVSLFPLYQDPDEELLTFIGQFYGKSDYLKPKEILLPHGMDSELVQELLDVHVYTPQRGKKKDLVNLANKNAQIALKEKFHLIEREEQRTIGACEELGKAMNISIPLRIEAFDNSHTYGADPVSAMVSFLDGKPNRKDYRKYKTKTAAAHDDYGAMREVVRRRYIRVLRDDLPLPDLIIIDGGKGHMEAAREVLEDELGLSIPIAGLSKNEKHQTSQLLYGQPVELVPLKRTSEAFYLLQRIQDEVHRFAITFHRQRRGANSLVSALDGLPGVGPKRKKLLLKHFGSVKKIKEATIEELREAGMPSKVAETVESYFREGKEDAENED; encoded by the coding sequence ATGAATGAGTTACTTGAACATAAATTAGCGATCTTACCCGATCTTCCGGGATGTTATTTGATGAAAGACCGGCAAGGGACGATTATTTACGTCGGTAAAGCCAAAGTGCTGAAAAATCGGGTCCGCAGCTACTTCACAGGCAGTCACGATGCGAAAACGCAACGCCTTGTCAGCGAAATCGAGGACTTCGAATACATCGTCACCTCTTCCAATATCGAGGCGCTCGTCTTGGAATTGAATTTGATCAAACAGTATGATCCGAAATACAACATCATGCTGAAAGATGACAAATCGTATCCATACTTGAAGCTCACCGCGGAACGCCATCCGAAATTGATCATCACCCGGCAAGTGAAAAAAGACAAAGGCAAATACTTCGGACCGTATCCGAACGCTCACGCCGCCAATGAAACGAAAAAATTACTCGACCGTTTTTACCCTTATCGAAAATGTCATACGCTGCCTGATCGCGTCTGTCTCTATTACCACCTGGGCCAATGTTTGGCTCCATGCGTCAATGAGGTGGCGGAAGAAACGTATAAAAAAATGGTGGATGACATTACACGATTTCTCAACGGCGGTTACAAAGATATGAAAAAGGAATTGACGGAAAAGATGACGGCCGCCGCCAATGATCTGGAGTTTGAAAGGGCGAAGGAATACCGCGATCAAATCGCGAACATCGAAGCCGTCATGGAAAAACAGACGATTACAATGAATGATTTCACGGACCGCGATATTTTCGGGTATGCCGTCAAACGTGGATGGATGTGTGTACAAGTCTTCTTTGTCCGGCAAGGTAAATTGATTGAACGGGACGTGTCCCTATTTCCGCTTTATCAAGATCCGGATGAAGAGCTGCTGACCTTCATCGGACAGTTTTACGGGAAATCGGATTATTTGAAGCCGAAAGAGATTTTATTGCCGCATGGCATGGACAGTGAATTGGTCCAGGAACTCCTGGACGTGCACGTCTACACACCACAGCGCGGAAAAAAGAAGGATCTCGTCAATCTCGCCAATAAAAATGCGCAGATCGCCTTGAAGGAGAAATTCCACTTGATCGAGCGGGAGGAACAGCGGACGATCGGTGCTTGCGAGGAATTGGGCAAGGCGATGAATATCTCGATACCTCTGCGGATTGAAGCGTTCGACAATTCCCACACATACGGAGCGGATCCCGTGTCGGCCATGGTTTCGTTCTTGGATGGCAAGCCGAATCGCAAAGATTACCGGAAATACAAGACGAAAACAGCTGCTGCCCACGATGATTACGGAGCGATGCGCGAAGTGGTGAGACGGCGGTATATCCGGGTTTTGCGCGACGATTTACCGTTGCCGGACCTGATTATCATCGATGGCGGGAAAGGCCATATGGAAGCGGCCCGGGAAGTGCTCGAGGATGAATTGGGTCTTTCGATTCCAATCGCAGGACTTTCAAAAAATGAAAAGCACCAGACTTCCCAATTGCTGTACGGTCAACCTGTCGAATTGGTTCCATTGAAACGGACAAGTGAAGCATTCTATCTGTTGCAGAGAATCCAAGATGAAGTGCACCGGTTTGCCATCACCTTCCATCGTCAACGGCGTGGGGCGAATTCCTTAGTTTCGGCGTTAGATGGTTTGCCGGGCGTAGGGCCAAAACGGAAGAAATTATTATTGAAGCATTTCGGTTCTGTGAAGAAAATCAAAGAAGCCACAATTGAAGAACTCAGAGAAGCGGGTATGCCTTCCAAAGTGGCCGAAACCGTGGAATCGTACTTCCGGGAAGGGAAGGAAGATGCGGAGAATGAGGATTGA
- a CDS encoding metallophosphoesterase, translating into MKIIVMSDSHGDQETVKAVSSLSGDATFHCGDSELSFDDPLLENIHTVRGNCDLDSRFPSSVLVEVGNKKVLAVHGHEHDVKRSLMMLYYTAKEQGADIVLFGHSHLYGAEMKDSILFLNPGSTRRPRGGREATYAVIEWDETVRVSFCNIKGELVDSVEMKNLL; encoded by the coding sequence ATGAAGATCATTGTGATGAGTGATTCACACGGAGATCAGGAAACGGTGAAAGCCGTTTCCTCTCTTTCCGGTGACGCGACCTTCCATTGTGGAGACAGCGAACTGTCTTTTGATGATCCGCTTTTGGAAAACATCCATACAGTACGCGGCAATTGCGATTTGGATAGCCGCTTTCCTTCGTCCGTCCTTGTGGAGGTGGGCAACAAGAAGGTGCTCGCCGTCCATGGTCATGAACATGACGTCAAGCGGTCGTTGATGATGCTTTATTACACCGCAAAAGAGCAGGGCGCTGACATCGTCCTATTCGGCCATTCCCATTTGTACGGGGCCGAAATGAAAGACAGCATCCTGTTTCTGAATCCGGGCAGCACGCGCCGACCACGGGGCGGCAGGGAAGCTACATACGCAGTGATCGAATGGGATGAAACTGTGCGCGTTTCGTTCTGCAATATAAAGGGCGAATTAGTCGATTCTGTAGAAATGAAAAATTTACTATAA